Within Larus michahellis chromosome 5, bLarMic1.1, whole genome shotgun sequence, the genomic segment AACTTCTAGACTTGCTTTAGCATCGGGCTATTGGGAGAAAGCAACAGTCATTAAATAAAAGCCTGTTTACCAGGTTTGCTGATCTGAAGGAGGAGATGTCTGGTAGCAGAGTGCTTCAGTACGAAACTGAATGCTGGGAATGGGGGGAAAATAGAGTTCTGAGAAAGTATTCTTAGCCCCATGCTGAAGTGAAAAAGGGATACTTACCAAGGAAAGTTCTGCTTTTCTTAGCTCCTTCTTTTTTATAAAGGAGTGTTGAGGTTAGGACTAAGTTGTCATAAATTTGTTTTCCTCTCACTAGAGTTCTCCAGCTGGATGATTAGTTTCCTAAAAGGTAGTTTCTGGTCTGTAATTTGAAAATACTAAATAGCCaagccaaaattaaaaatgtggaTAAGAGCTTAAAGAAGGTTTTAAATGGGTTTACCTTTCATTCCCATTTGTATTTCAGAAAGAGAGAGGCATATTCTgatgtaaaggaagaaaaaccttttGCTTCTGACGTGAAACCTCTTGAATTAGCTGAAGATGATAAAACTTTTCCCAATACTTCTCTACCATTAGAAAGTAACTGTGATCCtgaacattttcagaaagaggaaaaagaaatggaaaataactcAGTGGAACACAATTCCGAGAACAGCACTGTTCAAGATGACTTGGATGTTTATTTATCAGGTTGTGTAGAAAAAGAACTGCCcttggagaagaaagaagaaaatggagaaaaaacagaaaaaaatactgaaacagaaGTGGAAGAGGTTGCTGTGACCATGACTGAAGAAACTGTGTGCTTGCATACAGGGGGAGTTGAGGAACACAGTGATAATGACATTCTCAAAGTTCAAACTGAAGTTGAACAATCTGGCGAAATATGTATGGAACCAAAATCAACACTGAGTAGTAACATAGTAGAACCAAGCAGTTCAGCTTTTGACGCACCAGGAAAACCAGAACCACTGAACTTTCTAGGTGACTGGCCTGTAGAACAAACAATGGGACAGCGAGTCAAAAGAAGTAGAAGACTAGAAAAATCTTCTCTGAAGAGCGATAAGGAAGTTAAAACTCCTGGTCAGCAGCACCCTGGGTTAGGTAAAGAGCAAGCAGGCCTGCCTGGGACCTGTAATGTTGAAAAaggacatgaggaagaaaatttAGCCTCTAGCTGTTCCTCTCTTAGTTCAGATAAAGTTACACCGGAATTGCAAATGATAGGACATTGGCCTGTCTCAGGCTCATTAGAGCAGAGACAGCAAAGGTCAAGGAGAATGAGAAAGGCAAGTCCAAATCCATCTGATGAAGCTAGAAATACCGAGAGTGACACTGATAGAAATGCTCTTGAGACCATAGATGTGCTTCGTGGGACACCTGTGAACGCTGCAGAGCAACCAGATACAAAGAGTTTGCATACGCACCAACCTGAACTAGTAGCTAGCGAAACAGTAggtgagaaaaaaacccagcaaaataaGAGAATGAGGAAACATCACAAATTGGCCCTCACTTTTACAAACAACAATTTTCCCCATCCCAAAGAGGAGGAACATTTGCCTATGCTTAatgcagcagaagagaaatatGATGCGTGCTCATGTAGACAGAAAAGTAGCCATTCACAGACTGAATCACAGGACTTTGCTCTCTTGTGgagattagaaaagaaaatgctttttcccGAGACTGCCAAAGTGTTGCATGGCAGGCTAGATGGCTTCAAACCCAAAGACGTAGACAATGCCTCAGATTCTCAGGAAAAAATACCCTATCGAGTTATGTATGATAAAAGTACGTTTGTGGAAGAAAGTGAACTTATCAATATTGATGAGTCTGAAAAGCTAAATATACTGTGTAAGCTCTTTGAGTCTGTTTCATTTGAAGCTCTGAAAGATCTTTATGAAAGATGTAACAAAGACATAGACTGGGCCACAGGTCTGCTGTTAGACTCTGATGAAAAGTTACGCAAAGATGTTGATACTGAATCCTTTCAAGTAAGAGAAGCTGAGCCAGTTGTTGCAGACCTTGATTTCAAGGCAAGTATAAACTATAGTGAGAATCTCAAAGACTGCGAACAAATGCCACAAGTAACTGGGGCTTGTGATATCTCTGAGCCTTCAGAAGACAAGAACTCATCACTCAGTGTTGCAGAAAGTAGGGCTACCAAGGCAACTGTGACAGATGCTGATGTGTCTGACTCATTGACTGCTACCTCATTGAATGATTCAGCGGAATTGAAAAATTCTGGAGATGCAGCGCCTAGCAGTGATGCAGGTAGCATTGAGCCATCCATTTCAGGAAAGCAGAAGGTAGAGTCTGAGAGTCCTgttgaagaaaatataaataagccATCAGTTTCACAACTTGATGCAGGTTTACGTATACCCATGACTTTGCCTCATGGTCCTAACACAACATCTACCAATTTGGAAATTGAATTAAATAGCAAAAGTGACAGCAATCTTTCAGAAAGTAATGCAGAGAACTCCAAATTGACTACTTCATTACTGGAAATGGATCATGCACCTCTGACGGGTACTAGGAGCGATAAAGAACTGGAGACAGATAAAGAAACGCAGGGGAGTTCCAGGGAGATACGTGGTAAAGAAGAAATTGAAACTCTAAGCGGGGATGAAAATAAAGCCAAGATACAAAACCGTCTACCAGCATCAAGTGCAGCCTTCAATATAGATTGCCTAGAACTAACATTACCTCCTGAACTGGCACTCCAGTTGAAGGAAATATTTGGGCCTGTTGGCATTGATGCAGGTATGACCATAATTATAtccatatttttatgaaaaaactCAGTTTGTGTAAGAAAACCTTTCTTCCTTTGCCTGTGCCTTTTTTGCTTCATGTTTGATTTTTAGGGAACAGATTTGCACAATTCCTCATTATACTGTTGTTTGCTGTTGTTAATCCAAAAACGGAACTGAATTAAGGGTGGGAAAAGTACAAATACAGTAGTGCTACCTTCTGCCTTGCTTTTTTGTACATGTGTGtgctttaaaagcagaagaaaatatattGGCTTATTTGCATTTTGAGCAACAGGCCTTTGAGCCTATATTCAAACTCTGAAGGAATATTAAGATGATGAGGAAGATGCAAATTATGACTggttaggaagaaagaaaagaaaaagaaagctttaggCACCAGTAAAATTGTGGAAGGAGAAGATGAATGGTTTAGAGAGAATATAAAGTGTGGCTATACTTCAAAGATGAAAACAGACTAGTCTGCTGAGACACTATGATGAAGGAAGCCATAAGCAGCTTGAACATGCATCACAAAAGTTAAAACtgatagaaaaatgaagaaaagaaaacacaaggacACAAGGAATATAtagctggtttgttttctttttttttattttttaattttttctcatttctcctgaAGATTACTTGATGCGAAGCTCTGTATATCTGATTTATTGGTGGGTTTGACTGCTGGCCTCTTTGCCTTCCATGCCTACCTCCTTGATAGCAGAAAGGGGTTTGTCATGTCTGAAATAtaccctttctttttatttgatacATACATACTTCTTGCCCATTTGTTTTTGAAAGGGTAAGAAATAATATCAGAAAGATCTTTTAGGGAAAAGATGTATCATTATGATACCATGATAATTCCTGCAGTTTCCTTTAGAGTTAGAGGGGATACTTGGAGTTTGCTTCTCTGAGTTTGTGTGTTGGAAAGTAGGGATGTGACTGCTGTTGGGCAGTGGCGAGTATGTTGTATTACATAAAAGTAGTTGCCTGTGGAATAGGGGGAATCACAGTTTCATGGATGAAACTCTGCTTGTAAATTAACAGTGGCTTTTTTCTAATTCTAGAAggttctggaaaaaagaaggaaaaatgtagtTGTTCCAGGTAGTCATATTTCAACAACATAGAATTaatgttaactttttttcctaccctttcTGAGTTTTTGAACACCAGATAATGAATTCCGTGTGGAATGCTTTTTTTCAACTTGGCAGTTGCTGAAGTTTTTTTTCAGGCGTGACAGTTTGTGCAGAATCTCCAGAATTCCAATTAATAAGTCTAGGTTACTGtactttaattgcttttttttatagaatgctttaatgaatataatttctttcttccataAGGATCACTAACTGTTGAGGACTGTGTGGTTCATATTGATCTGAATTTGGCAAGAGTGATtcatgaaaaatggaaagaatctATTCTGGTTAGTAGATTTCTTGCTTATGATACGGTATGGCATGCTTGTGCTTTGTCAGACCATTTGTCTCCATATGTGTTGGTATAAATGTGTAAGATGGAAGTATCTTTGCGAGAACAATGATAAAATACAGTAGTAGTTTGTAAAATATGTGGCGTATATCAGCATGTTGTAATCATCAGAGCTGTTGAAAGAGAATTCAAGGGATGAAGAAACGGCATGTCATGAGTGCTTCTTCATGAAACGAagattcttaaaaaaagaaggattGTAATGCACAATTTCATTACAAAATTGACCGAAAATTTCACTGGCCAAAAATTATTATTGGCTTTTACACATGGAAGAAGAGTTCTTTTATGAATAATTACGTATACAAAACATCTCCATGTACATTAATTGAGAAGAGTCTTCTAACCTCTGTTCCTTTATAGCCATATGAAACACAGAATACTTTTTGGGAAAATTTTTGTTCGGTTTATTTAATTAAGGTTATGAAATTCTAGCAGCAGGGCATGTTCCTCCAGTTTGATGTGTTTTCGGAAAGATAGTTCTATCTTTTAAACTTAActtcataatttttcttaaatatatttcttttaaaatgatccAAACTTTGAGAAATACCGTGAGACATTATTTTGAAGCTGGTTTATTTAGAAGCTAACACTTGTGAAGTTTCACTGCAAAATTTATAGCTTACATTAtggttttactatttttatttagaagCGTCAGAGGAGAGATGAATCATGTAAGTTGTTTGCAGAAGGTATGTTCTGTATGTCTCTTAATTGTAAAAATACTTAATTGtcattataaaaaatatttaattctttgaAACTTCAGTAAGGTTGCAAATATTCTGTCTATTGAAAAATTATGGATTCATTTAGTAAGATAAGCCTTTATGTATTGCCCTTGGTTCCGTTTATCATTTtcttgtggaggaaaaaaataagttaattataAGCAGAATCACTGGTCCCAGGTAGATGCAAGGAGAAAGCTTATAATTTTGTGTACTTCAGAGCTTAAAGGGAAGCTCTGGCTGGATCAGACAGCTATTTGGTACAACTTCTGTAATCTCTGTGGCAAGAAAAGGTGTGGCCAGAGAATTATTAGCTGAATAAGATTTCTGCAGGTGAGGGAAGGAGGTCGGGAATATAGCATTCACACATTGTTGTCAGAGGAACTGATTGTAGCAGGAGGATGTACGTCCTTGTTCAAAAAGTGTTAAAATCTCTAGCAATCTAGTTTTCATGCAGGTCCCAGAATAAATGGCCTTCTGCAGTAGAATCCTACTACTCTTGCATGGGACCTGGGTGAAGACTTGGATTGCGGTGTGGGTGCAAATGCTCCTCTCAAATGACTAAACAGTGCTGTTAGCATTAACTCAGAAACGTAAAATCAGATTGTTAAGCGTTTGTCCTTAAGTTGTAGAGGAAAGGCAGGTATACATGTAAACACATGAGTCAATAATTCTcttataaaagcaaacaaacctccCCACTTAAGGTATGTGGAAGGTAATTTACAGCTGCAAGATATGTCTTGGCACTGGAAAATTTGGTGAGAGAGTCTAatggttttgcttttgatttacaaaataaatagaGATGATCAGACAGTCTTTGGAAAATAGAAGTGATGAAGGTGAAAACAACACAGACCATCTAGGTtgaaaaacttaattattttgaCTTTGCTTGTATAAATAAGCtaataattgttttatttgtcacctcatttttattgcttttgaagGTCCTACTGTGATTCAACAGATAGATACAGATGACTCAGAAATGCTGTTATCTCAGAACGCAGAcagcaaaatacagaagaaaaaaatgggctGGGTTTCAGGCTCATCTAATGacatacagacaaaaaaaccagcaacatccgatgtttttccttttatggaTCACTGGAACGCTCAGATTCAGAAAGTTTCTCTCAGACAAATAATTTCCGAAGAAATAGCTATGCAGGAGAAACAGGACCTGGTATGGATAGCACCgcttttaaatgcagtttaaattCATTACTATTAATGAAGCAGAGTATGTCTTATCTGGTGACTCATCTTTGTGCTGCTGATTACAGCCTGAATTCATGAGACAAATGCATGCTAATTAGTATTGTTGATTACTATGATACAGGGGTTTGCTTGTGGTAggtgtttctgtttgaaaaatatgaatcttatttttaaaagtaatattttgatTGCTTCACAAACAGATCGTGGTGCATTTCACTATACAGGTTAGCATTTCTGTTTGGTTGAATTGTTTTTTGGTTGCTCACCTGAAAACAAAGATCAGTGCGATTTCCCACACCTTTATTGggaaagcaatataaaaaaaagttcttaattaGCTCCATGCCTTGTTTGTTTAGAAGTGGATTGaattgattttaatatttttttgtaaggAGAACCCACAACATTCCTCACAGATGAGACATTAAAAGAAGTACTTGAGGTTAATCTCAAACAGGTTTCTGTACCCACTTGtcagaaaatactcattttttaaagatttttattaattctGTATCTTCCACGCAGTTAGCATACCCTTTCTGGTCGGTGTGTGCATAACACTGCCCTCTACTGCCCGGCAGTTGTTCAGAAcaggcatttttatttgtaattatcTCTCATAAGTAGCTGTGCTAAAACAGAGGAACTTTGCTTCTACTGGTATAGAAAGTTGTATGGATTAGCCTGTACTTTGAAAGAATGGCTTGTGGATTCTTTCTTTGAACTACATGCATGTGGCTTACTGATAATAACAACTGTGATGTctgcagctttattttcagtTCGGATTCATGGAGCTTGGCTTTGttttgacaattatttttttctttaaaatctgagTATTGGAATGATCAGTCCGATTTATTCTGAGCTGTAATTGTGTTTTCTTCTCAGCATGACTTCACAAATGTGAATATTTATTATGGTACAGCTTCagatacaagaaaacaaaattgtttatGCTGTTTAATAATGTTGTTTCAACCACAGGCCCTCAGTATAAAGTAGAGAGGTGGACTTTGCACAAGCTTAGCATTGGACTAGATAGACTAGCAAAATTCCTCCTAAAAATCCTCGTTTTCCTTTGTCCAAGTTATGAGAGAGCTGCAGCTGAGTCACTTCAAATGACTGCAGAGGTGTATAATACAACTCACCTGTCCCTACTTTATTCCTGTCAAATCAGTGTGGCAGGCTGATATTGGCATGTTGTCACTGCTGTGGGTGCACACCTACTgagtagatatttttttttttttaatcttgacaAATAATAGTAAAGTTGGCTTGGCTTTGTTGTTACTATATTTTATTCTAATTGAGAActtgtaatatttttcctttgtcttatGGGTAGAATCGTGTTTCTTCTATGGCTAGAAAAGACTGTGCCGCTAAACTAAAGGAGAAGCAACTTTTTGAGATGTTTCCAACTATTAATCAAAATTTCTTAATGGATGTCTTCAGGGACAACAAGTAAGAAATCTTTAAAGTTCTTTGTAAAAATGGTACTCAGTTACACTCTATAGTAGTGCACAGCTACTGTCTTAAACATTAGTTAAGATACTGCTAAAGAATGGCTTTTTCCAAACTAGCACACTTTTTGTAGATCTATATAAAGGCAAAACCAGCtggtcttaaaagaaaaaagggcataAAATCTTTATGTGtaggcttgtttcttttttttgggagTAGACAGGTTAACTCATTGGCAGAAGAATGTCTCTGGCTATTGACCTCTGTCTGACTGTCAGTGGAACTGCGTATTTGCTCTAAAGATGAGGTTTAAATCAAGTGGGAGAAATTAGTGGGAGTGGGAATAGTGGGTTCACAAAAAATGGCATCCGCCCAAGAGGAAAACTGCCATCACTTGATGTTAGCTGCAAGTACTTTCCTGGTTACTACAGCAGCTCTGAAGGAATGAGCcatctctctgtctcttcctGCTGACATTCTTTTCTGCATTATATTTCTGGGTTATGTGGCTACCTTCTTAAATCCAAGTTCCTGAGAACTGAACTTTTTTTCAGGAGAAACTTCTTTTATCATCCTTGGCCAGTTGAATGTCTGTCTGTACATATGGGTTTGCATGCTGACTTGTCAGTCTTTCTGCTTGTCCAGGTTGTTATCAAAGCCTTTCCTTGTGGGACGTTTAAAATATGTCCTTCATCCATCTCTATAGCTCAAACATTTCACCATCCCTCATTTTTCACGTTCTAAATTCTCTGCATAGTGTTGTCTTTCCCAAAATCTATCTTTACTTTTGATCAGTCTTCCTCTTGTCTGCTTACTGAACAGcaagaagaataaagaagaaagagggcTTATTAGAAATCTGATGGCAACTGATGATCCTATTCCTATTTCGTTAAATTTAATAACAAATCTTGACTGGAAATACAAGGATTTTCCTGCATAGCAGTTTCAGAAAACTGAGCTAGTTTTAAACTAGTTTGTACTATCTAACCCTGACCAGAGAAGATTTAAGATGAAGTAACTTATCCAGCCCAAAAAGCAGTGTGTACTGCTAAACTAATGTCTGTTTGATTAAGGTAGGATGCAATTTACTTTAGTATTTCATTGTCCTTTTAATATTCAAGTGCTCCTCAATTACGTTTCAGTCAATCAAGACTGCATGTGTGTTGATGCCAGTAATGCAGTACAGTGAGTCTGCAAGCCTTTTTGTAATAAGGTGGAAAATTCCATTCTAGTGCTTTATTTCTATTGTCATCTATTTCTGTAACGATATCAAGGTTTgtaatatgcattttaataaacGTAGCAGCTATTAATGTGTTTGTAAAGTCACAGATTTACTTATCCTTTACAGCTACTCTTTGGAACAaactgaacagtttctgaactgTGTTCTGGAGGCAGATCCTGTAAAAACAGTTATAGCTCAAGAAAGTGttcagcaaaatgaaattgtttcttCTTACAGTGCTGCAAAGAACCGGGAtaagaaggtatttttattttttttagtagtagtTACATGTTCAAAGCTATGTTAATGAAAACACCCTACAATGCATACTTAGCTTCAACATTGCAAATTCCTACAGGcaaaaaaaagtaaggaagatGATGATCCTCTGAGTGAAGTATTTCAAGAATTTGAGTATCCACAATATGATGATTTAAGAGCAGAAGCTTTTTGTCACCAGCAGAAGAGACAGGAATGTTTGAAAAAGGCTGGGGAGGCCTATCGCATGGGTATGAAGCCTGTGGCAGCATTTTATGCACATCAGGTAAATGTAAATATGGTGCTTTTTTTGCCTGAATTTAGAGAGGTACTTAAATACTGAATTGGAAGTGATAAGAATAACATTGTGCCTACTACAGTTGATAAACTTGCTCAGTTACTGTTGTCTGTATGTTATATTGAGAATCACCTTACAAGTAAAATTCCTTTCACTAGTAATGATACTGATACAGGAAGCTAACGTACCCAAATTCAGTGCGAGACCTCGTGAAAGATGGTATTTAGTGCTTAGTCACACAAACTCATTTTCTCATAGATCCCACTGTTGCATCCAGATACTTGTAAGCACCGAGATTTGTGTCCATGTGGTCTGGCCAGGTTCACTCATGTGTGATATGGACTGCAGCAAACATCAATTTTCGAATCCTCTGTATGTCCCTTGGGTTTCTCTTAATTGATGATGAACTGGTTTTAGACATGTCTTTCGCACTTTTATTTAAGAGTCAGATAGGTATTAAGTTGTGACCTTTTGCGTCAGAATCTTGTTTGCTTCATCCTCCATAAATCTCGGGCAAGATTGCTGCCTGCTGTCTTTGCCTCCTCATTCTGACTGTCTTTATGGCTGCAGTCTGTCTTGGGTCAGGATGAACGTGGTGTGGTATGCCGTGCTAGGTCTGCTGCTGATCAGTCTTGTGTGCTCTGGCCGTGGAGCACAGGCTTTCTGGTCTTGATTCAAGCACATTTCTCAGTATATACCCATTGGTTACTGTTGATCATTGCTGTTGATCATATTCCTGATTCGAAGTATCAGCTGTTCCTGTAGATTGGTTTCCTGGTGCCTTCACATGAGACCCTTCCATTCACGCTTCGTTCAGACCACTCTTTAAAAAATTCTATTACAAATACCTTCAAAGGCTGTTGCTTTTTCACTGATCTAATAGCACATAAAAATTCAGTAAGAATTCACATTATAGAAGCATTTAATTCTAAACTATGAATTGCATTATGACAGAACAAAAATGTAATAATGAATTACTTGAATTTGCTATTATCTTAAATCTTTCATGCAATTGGTATAATGTATCACTCTAAACGTTTAGATTTTTACTGTGCATGCAGGAAATACTCATTATCGTCCTTTATAATGAACTCTTTATGTTCTTTGTTTATATATCCTTGAAGTTTGGAGAGATTCTAAACAAAGGTCTGCATGATTTTAAGTAGAAATGTAATTTCAAGTCCTATCTTACTTTTGTTCTTAGTCATAATGACAAGTACAATCTACAAATTTATTATATACTTTCTTTTAGGTAATAAAAAGGCAAACTAAGCTACCTTTATTCATACCAAATGCTTATGCTTGGTGGCCTTAACCTATCTTGAGAATCCTCTGCAAGTGAGAGTTAAAGGGCTGGTGTCTCTGGTCTGACGCTAATGCACTTCAGATGATCCATTTTAAGAAAGTGTAAGACAGACTGTCACTTCTGTTCGCTTGAGCCCTTGTCAGTCCAATACCTGGTGTTAaatcttccttcccttctccatcccttctcaGCTGTGCCTACAGATATTAACACTGCAAGGTTCATGTGTTCACTGTGTAATGTGAATAACCCTAATTCCAACAGAGACTGTATTGACCTTGTCAGTCATAAAAGATCTGTCAAAAATATTACGTAGATAACAGgcaactactttaaaaaaaaaaaaaaaaaaagggaaaaaagtttaaaaaaaaaaagtgtttgcccTTGACTTGTCTGATTTTTAGGGAATGTGTTCAGAAGAATTAACCTCAGCTATAACACTCAGCAGGTTTTTCCTGGCCTGTTGGGAAGATTCTCTAACATTGTTTCATTAAATGTtgagcaaaataatttcagaaagtaAAATTCTATCGTTAGGATAATAAATCGGAAAACCATCATGGAGTATAACTTTTTAGCTTATGTAAAGACCTTATGATTTTGTgccttttctg encodes:
- the N4BP2 gene encoding NEDD4-binding protein 2 isoform X3, whose protein sequence is MPRRRKTGGSPSRKNGNSDRTAFGVSQGDPGHSVSQAVHSVNKEELFNSMSEMFSDLDPSVVYMVLSECDFKVENAMDYLLELSTHAKGVASSKTLGFDSVASSLALVNQQRSVANERMGESTAEQSNSEEEKEKVLSPDVQLTEELDSLIENAIQRYSSRDELPNSANDQIVHEHSVEHDGFNEFPEWEKSDSACDVLLLPQQTGMSNEFLENFCCPQPPVSQLSIQTSSPAAPDTFAQILEESDLSEIHVQHDVASEVCKQSNGEVSCGNSEQTQDTVLDQKSLAAASGESSQRPLELGVAVTGNPNSGCLEQHEEVVTAFNSHQSICLPEAYVSLETSSLKTPKPADFQQTQQGYDLNCSTLSCQPQQHWNLMAPVFYPSSGSHSFLTPVVVSPGQWRPVSDYRTLEKGLFFSSPVVSNAWDSNPSLKVWGNQDRNSKLNLSQAQQPPVCHMMRKKMQLIGQVLVLLRGVPGSGKSYLARILLEDNPGGIILSTDEYFYKHGQYHYDPDCLGEAHDWNRKRAKEAFEMRISPIIIDNTNIQAWEMKPYVTLAQQFKYKVIFREPDTWWKFKPKELERRNIHGVSKEKIKRMLERYERCLTVSSILDSSVPDKSEAAGWSEDPCQEESHRKREAYSDVKEEKPFASDVKPLELAEDDKTFPNTSLPLESNCDPEHFQKEEKEMENNSVEHNSENSTVQDDLDVYLSGCVEKELPLEKKEENGEKTEKNTETEVEEVAVTMTEETVCLHTGGVEEHSDNDILKVQTEVEQSGEICMEPKSTLSSNIVEPSSSAFDAPGKPEPLNFLGDWPVEQTMGQRVKRSRRLEKSSLKSDKEVKTPGQQHPGLGKEQAGLPGTCNVEKGHEEENLASSCSSLSSDKVTPELQMIGHWPVSGSLEQRQQRSRRMRKASPNPSDEARNTESDTDRNALETIDVLRGTPVNAAEQPDTKSLHTHQPELVASETVGEKKTQQNKRMRKHHKLALTFTNNNFPHPKEEEHLPMLNAAEEKYDACSCRQKSSHSQTESQDFALLWRLEKKMLFPETAKVLHGRLDGFKPKDVDNASDSQEKIPYRVMYDKSTFVEESELINIDESEKLNILCKLFESVSFEALKDLYERCNKDIDWATGLLLDSDEKLRKDVDTESFQVREAEPVVADLDFKASINYSENLKDCEQMPQVTGACDISEPSEDKNSSLSVAESRATKATVTDADVSDSLTATSLNDSAELKNSGDAAPSSDAGSIEPSISGKQKVESESPVEENINKPSVSQLDAGLRIPMTLPHGPNTTSTNLEIELNSKSDSNLSESNAENSKLTTSLLEMDHAPLTGTRSDKELETDKETQGSSREIRGKEEIETLSGDENKAKIQNRLPASSAAFNIDCLELTLPPELALQLKEIFGPVGIDAGSLTVEDCVVHIDLNLARVIHEKWKESILKRQRRDESCPTVIQQIDTDDSEMLLSQNADSKIQKKKMGWVSGSSNDIQTKKPATSDVFPFMDHWNAQIQKVSLRQIISEEIAMQEKQDLNRVSSMARKDCAAKLKEKQLFEMFPTINQNFLMDVFRDNNYSLEQTEQFLNCVLEADPVKTVIAQESVQQNEIVSSYSAAKNRDKKAKKSKEDDDPLSEVFQEFEYPQYDDLRAEAFCHQQKRQECLKKAGEAYRMGMKPVAAFYAHQGRLHEQKMKEANHAAAVQIFEKVNTSLLPMNVLDLHGLHVDEAVNHLSRVLQEKSEEYQQTGGKPYLCVITGRGSHSQGGVARIRPAAIRYLTSHNFRFTEVKPGCLRVMLS
- the N4BP2 gene encoding NEDD4-binding protein 2 isoform X5; the protein is MPRRRKTGGSPSRKNGNSDRTAFGVSQGDPGHSVSQAVHSVNKEELFNSMSEMFSDLDPSVVYMVLSECDFKVENAMDYLLELSTHAKGVASSKTLGFDSVASSLALVNQQRSVANERMGESTAEQSNSEEEKEKVLSPDVQLTEELDSLIENAIQRYSSRDELPNSANDQIVHEHSVEHDGFNEFPEWEKSDSACDVLLLPQQTGMSNEFLENFCCPQPPVSQLSIQTSSPAAPDTFAQILEESDLSEIHVQHDVASEVCKQSNGEVSCGNSEQTQDTVLDQKSLAAASGESSQRPLELGVAVTGNPNSGCLEQHEEVVTAFNSHQSICLPEAYVSLETSSLKTPKPADFQQTQQGYDLNCSTLSCQPQQHWNLMAPVFYPSSGSHSFLTPVVVSPGQWRPVSDYRTLEKGLFFSSPVVSNAWDSNPSLKVWGNQDRNSKLNLSQAQQPPVCHMMRKKMQLIGQVLVLLRGVPGSGKSYLARILLEDNPGGIILSTDEYFYKHGQYHYDPDCLGEAHDWNRKRAKEAFEMRISPIIIDNTNIQAWEMKPYVTLAQQFKYKVIFREPDTWWKFKPKELERRNIHGVSKEKIKRMLERYERCLTVSSILDSSVPDKSEAAGWSEDPCQEESHRKREAYSDVKEEKPFASDVKPLELAEDDKTFPNTSLPLESNCDPEHFQKEEKEMENNSVEHNSENSTVQDDLDVYLSGCVEKELPLEKKEENGEKTEKNTETEVEEVAVTMTEETVCLHTGGVEEHSDNDILKVQTEVEQSGEICMEPKSTLSSNIVEPSSSAFDAPGKPEPLNFLGDWPVEQTMGQRVKRSRRLEKSSLKSDKEVKTPGQQHPGLGKEQAGLPGTCNVEKGHEEENLASSCSSLSSDKVTPELQMIGHWPVSGSLEQRQQRSRRMRKASPNPSDEARNTESDTDRNALETIDVLRGTPVNAAEQPDTKSLHTHQPELVASETVGEKKTQQNKRMRKHHKLALTFTNNNFPHPKEEEHLPMLNAAEEKYDACSCRQKSSHSQTESQDFALLWRLEKKMLFPETAKVLHGRLDGFKPKDVDNASDSQEKIPYRVMYDKSTFVEESELINIDESEKLNILCKLFESVSFEALKDLYERCNKDIDWATGLLLDSDEKLRKDVDTESFQVREAEPVVADLDFKASINYSENLKDCEQMPQVTGACDISEPSEDKNSSLSVAESRATKATVTDADVSDSLTATSLNDSAELKNSGDAAPSSDAGSIEPSISGKQKVESESPVEENINKPSVSQLDAGLRIPMTLPHGPNTTSTNLEIELNSKSDSNLSESNAENSKLTTSLLEMDHAPLTGTRSDKELETDKETQGSSREIRGKEEIETLSGDENKAKIQNRLPASSAAFNIDCLELTLPPELALQLKEIFGPVGIDAGSLTVEDCVVHIDLNLARVIHEKWKESILKRQRRDESCKLFAEGPTVIQQIDTDDSEMLLSQNADSKIQKKKMGWVSGSSNDIQTKKPATSDVFPFMDHWNAQIQKVSLRQIISEEIAMQEKQDLNRVSSMARKDCAAKLKEKQLFEMFPTINQNFLMDVFRDNNKKNKEERGLIRNLMATDDPIPISLNLITNLDWKYKDFPA